The Ahaetulla prasina isolate Xishuangbanna chromosome 14, ASM2864084v1, whole genome shotgun sequence genome includes a region encoding these proteins:
- the REXO5 gene encoding RNA exonuclease 5 isoform X3, with the protein MVAQTHGVVKKRHYEDEKTEGENRKAKRKRKVEKNDIHSNHQKIKLSSEVKTPSLSPRMFGEGQISCEQLCEFLKYAAQGKHHNVTQPSWCRIYHQRRVAGVMVVILHHVDQLHFYRYYLQFKHLRKTFKHRFSLPAISGDFIKKLGGLGTSDGQQLSKEERSEVPVIQKHAEKGCRLSSYILSREEMRVYDYPVEGYGDRSHFVQTLCNGPVTDNSPLFGLDCEMCLTDKGSELTQIAVVDTAGQCVMNELVKPKRPIRNYLTCYSGITEKLLRPVQTTLAEIQTRLRNLLPPDAILVGHSLDADLRALEMIHPNVIDTSLLYARKGGKRFKLKFLAAAVLGKEIQNKAQLGHDPTEDAQCALELAQYFIRQGPRKIAELNLEARLSEQMKMGETETIVRAEQNDSSLSANFRGKTLLLGEQNKVQNQTASFNEQILQKALEEIPKSPVNVIQLVLDSKHITADLHAETTSKMRTKLSDLLTVYVGPLTKDVCLKTVNKAFRKCGHIQTIRVISETFKPHLCIQYEVLEGAQLALEDLNGAEIGGSAIKVQRPITEMTLDGEMLLQELERDPENQGILYLAGLRKCQGETELQERLGPLKGLRSIFWPRDLQTGRQRDYCFLKFQSPECVSKALQILQGSPFWSRRALTSPTFFQWACLVNEKGHGGAEVRENQQQQQPSDQELGLKKAIKKLDRKVKTLYERVPENTLCLVLLSGTNRLTGSLSGLSLFGIKGEKSISTSC; encoded by the exons atggttGCACAAACTCATGGAGTGGTGAAGAAAAGGCATTATGAAGATGAGAAAACTGAAGGAGAGAACCGGAAggctaaaagaaagagaaaagttgaGAAAAATGACATTCACTCAAATCACCAGAAAATTAAACTTTCCAGTGAA GTGAAGACACCCTCTTTGTCTCCACGAATGTTTGGAGAAGGCCAAATCAGCTGTGAGCAATTGTGCGAATTCCTCAAGTATGCCGCACAGGGAAAACATCACAATGTTACTCAGCCCAG TTGGTGTCGTATCTACCACCAAAGGCGTGTGGCTGGTGTCATGGTGGTTATTTTACATCACGTGGATCAGCTCCATTTCTACCGGTACTACCTGCAGTTCAAACACCTCCGAAAGACCTTCAAACAC CGTTTCTCTCTgcctgccatttctggtgactttATCAAAAAACTTGGTGGATTGGGCACAAGCGACGGTCAACAGCTCAGCAAGGAAG AGAGGAGTGAAGTTCCCGTAATTCAGAAACACGCAGAAAAGGGCTGCCGTCTCTCCAGTTATATTTTAAGTCGCGAGGAGATGCGCGTCTATGATTACCCTGTAGAAG GTTATGGTGACCGCAGCCATTTTGTCCAGACTCTCTGCAACGGTCCAGTTACGGATAACAGCCCACTCTTTGGACTGGATTGCGAAATG TGTCTCACCGATAAAGGGTCAGAACTCACCCAAATTGCCGTGGTGGACACCGCCGGTCAGTGCGTTATGAACGAGCTTGTCAAGCCGAAACGGCCAATCAGGAATTACCTTACCTG TTACTCCGGCATTACGGAGAAGCTGCTACGCCCCGTGCAAACGACCCTCGCAGAAATCCAGACCCGATTAAGGAATCTTCTGCCCCCGGATGCCATTTTAGTGGGCCATTCCTTAGATGCTGATCTCCGAGCTCTAGAG ATGATTCACCCGAACGTTATAGACACTTCGCTTCTCTACGcccggaagggggggaaaaggttcAAGCTGaaatttttagcagctgctgtttTAGG GAAAGAAATTCAGAACAAGGCCCAACTGGGCCACGATCCCACCGAAGACGCCCAGTGCGCCCTTGAACTGGCCCAGTATTTCATTCGACAAGGACCGAGGAAA ATTGCAGAATTGAATCTGGAAGCCAGACTGTCCGAGCAAATGAAGATGGGAGAGACAGAGACCATTGTCAGGGCGGAACAAAACGACTCCAG CCTTTCAGCCAATTTCCGTGGAAAAACATTGCTTCTGGGAGAACAAAATAAGGTTCAGAATCAGACGGCTTCCTTCAATGAGCAA ATTCTCCAGAAAGCCCTGGAAGAGATTCCGAAATCTCCCGTTAACGTAATTCAATTGGTTTTGGATTCGAAGCACATCACGGCTGACCTCCATGCAGAAACCACTTCAAAG ATGAGAACCAAGCTTTCGGACCTGCTGACCGTCTACGTAGGCCCTTTGACCAAAGACGTTTGTCTGAAGACGGTGAACAAAGCCTTTAGGAAATGTGGCCACATTCAGACGATCCGGGTCATTTCAGAAACGTTTAAG CCCCATCTCTGTATCCAATATGAAGTGTTGGAAGGTGCACAACTGGCTTTGGAAGACCTGAACGGAGCAGAAATTGGAGGATCTGCCATCAAG GTTCAAAGGCCCATCACCGAGATGACCCTTGATGGTGAGATGCTATTGCAAGAGCTGGAAAGAGATCCCGAAAACCAAGGCATCCTTTACTTGGCTGGATTGAGGAAATGCCAAGGGGAGACGGAACTGCAAGAACGGCTGGGCCCTTTGAAAGGTTTACGCTCCATTTTTTGGCCAAGAGATCTCCAGACCGGAAGACAGAGGGATTACTGCTTTCTGA AATTCCAGAGCCCGGAGTGCGTCTCCAAGGCCCTCCAAATCCTTCAAGGGAGCCCCTTTTGGAGCCGGAGAGCCCTCACATCGCCCACGTTTTTCCAGTGGGCCTGTCTGGTGAACGAAAAGGGCCACGGAGGGGCAGAAGTGCGAGagaatcagcagcagcagcaaccctCGGATCAG GAACTTGGTTTAAAGAAAGCCATCAAGAAACTGGACCGGAAAGTCAAAACACTCTATGAACGAGTTCCCGAGAATACACTTTGCCTCGTTTTGTTATCGGGCACCAACAG GCTCACCGGCTCTCTTAGCGGCCTCAGCCTTTTTGGAATCAAAGGCGAAAAGAGCATTTCCACGTCCTGCTAA
- the REXO5 gene encoding RNA exonuclease 5 isoform X2 — protein sequence MKMRKLKERTGRLKEREKLRKMTFTQITRKLNFPVKDVICGNGALNPDIFSGNVNTPESILLLSKVKTPSLSPRMFGEGQISCEQLCEFLKYAAQGKHHNVTQPSWCRIYHQRRVAGVMVVILHHVDQLHFYRYYLQFKHLRKTFKHRFSLPAISGDFIKKLGGLGTSDGQQLSKEERSEVPVIQKHAEKGCRLSSYILSREEMRVYDYPVEGYGDRSHFVQTLCNGPVTDNSPLFGLDCEMCLTDKGSELTQIAVVDTAGQCVMNELVKPKRPIRNYLTCYSGITEKLLRPVQTTLAEIQTRLRNLLPPDAILVGHSLDADLRALEMIHPNVIDTSLLYARKGGKRFKLKFLAAAVLGKEIQNKAQLGHDPTEDAQCALELAQYFIRQGPRKIAELNLEARLSEQMKMGETETIVRAEQNDSSLSANFRGKTLLLGEQNKVQNQTASFNEQILQKALEEIPKSPVNVIQLVLDSKHITADLHAETTSKMRTKLSDLLTVYVGPLTKDVCLKTVNKAFRKCGHIQTIRVISETFKPHLCIQYEVLEGAQLALEDLNGAEIGGSAIKVQRPITEMTLDGEMLLQELERDPENQGILYLAGLRKCQGETELQERLGPLKGLRSIFWPRDLQTGRQRDYCFLKFQSPECVSKALQILQGSPFWSRRALTSPTFFQWACLVNEKGHGGAEVRENQQQQQPSDQELGLKKAIKKLDRKVKTLYERVPENTLCLVLLSGTNRLTGSLSGLSLFGIKGEKSISTSC from the exons ATGAAGATGAGAAAACTGAAGGAGAGAACCGGAAggctaaaagaaagagaaaagttgaGAAAAATGACATTCACTCAAATCACCAGAAAATTAAACTTTCCAGTGAA GGATGTTATTTGTGGGAACGGTGCCTTGAATCCTGACATTTTCTCTGGGAATGTAAACACTCCTGAGTCAATTCTCTTGCTTTCCAAGGTGAAGACACCCTCTTTGTCTCCACGAATGTTTGGAGAAGGCCAAATCAGCTGTGAGCAATTGTGCGAATTCCTCAAGTATGCCGCACAGGGAAAACATCACAATGTTACTCAGCCCAG TTGGTGTCGTATCTACCACCAAAGGCGTGTGGCTGGTGTCATGGTGGTTATTTTACATCACGTGGATCAGCTCCATTTCTACCGGTACTACCTGCAGTTCAAACACCTCCGAAAGACCTTCAAACAC CGTTTCTCTCTgcctgccatttctggtgactttATCAAAAAACTTGGTGGATTGGGCACAAGCGACGGTCAACAGCTCAGCAAGGAAG AGAGGAGTGAAGTTCCCGTAATTCAGAAACACGCAGAAAAGGGCTGCCGTCTCTCCAGTTATATTTTAAGTCGCGAGGAGATGCGCGTCTATGATTACCCTGTAGAAG GTTATGGTGACCGCAGCCATTTTGTCCAGACTCTCTGCAACGGTCCAGTTACGGATAACAGCCCACTCTTTGGACTGGATTGCGAAATG TGTCTCACCGATAAAGGGTCAGAACTCACCCAAATTGCCGTGGTGGACACCGCCGGTCAGTGCGTTATGAACGAGCTTGTCAAGCCGAAACGGCCAATCAGGAATTACCTTACCTG TTACTCCGGCATTACGGAGAAGCTGCTACGCCCCGTGCAAACGACCCTCGCAGAAATCCAGACCCGATTAAGGAATCTTCTGCCCCCGGATGCCATTTTAGTGGGCCATTCCTTAGATGCTGATCTCCGAGCTCTAGAG ATGATTCACCCGAACGTTATAGACACTTCGCTTCTCTACGcccggaagggggggaaaaggttcAAGCTGaaatttttagcagctgctgtttTAGG GAAAGAAATTCAGAACAAGGCCCAACTGGGCCACGATCCCACCGAAGACGCCCAGTGCGCCCTTGAACTGGCCCAGTATTTCATTCGACAAGGACCGAGGAAA ATTGCAGAATTGAATCTGGAAGCCAGACTGTCCGAGCAAATGAAGATGGGAGAGACAGAGACCATTGTCAGGGCGGAACAAAACGACTCCAG CCTTTCAGCCAATTTCCGTGGAAAAACATTGCTTCTGGGAGAACAAAATAAGGTTCAGAATCAGACGGCTTCCTTCAATGAGCAA ATTCTCCAGAAAGCCCTGGAAGAGATTCCGAAATCTCCCGTTAACGTAATTCAATTGGTTTTGGATTCGAAGCACATCACGGCTGACCTCCATGCAGAAACCACTTCAAAG ATGAGAACCAAGCTTTCGGACCTGCTGACCGTCTACGTAGGCCCTTTGACCAAAGACGTTTGTCTGAAGACGGTGAACAAAGCCTTTAGGAAATGTGGCCACATTCAGACGATCCGGGTCATTTCAGAAACGTTTAAG CCCCATCTCTGTATCCAATATGAAGTGTTGGAAGGTGCACAACTGGCTTTGGAAGACCTGAACGGAGCAGAAATTGGAGGATCTGCCATCAAG GTTCAAAGGCCCATCACCGAGATGACCCTTGATGGTGAGATGCTATTGCAAGAGCTGGAAAGAGATCCCGAAAACCAAGGCATCCTTTACTTGGCTGGATTGAGGAAATGCCAAGGGGAGACGGAACTGCAAGAACGGCTGGGCCCTTTGAAAGGTTTACGCTCCATTTTTTGGCCAAGAGATCTCCAGACCGGAAGACAGAGGGATTACTGCTTTCTGA AATTCCAGAGCCCGGAGTGCGTCTCCAAGGCCCTCCAAATCCTTCAAGGGAGCCCCTTTTGGAGCCGGAGAGCCCTCACATCGCCCACGTTTTTCCAGTGGGCCTGTCTGGTGAACGAAAAGGGCCACGGAGGGGCAGAAGTGCGAGagaatcagcagcagcagcaaccctCGGATCAG GAACTTGGTTTAAAGAAAGCCATCAAGAAACTGGACCGGAAAGTCAAAACACTCTATGAACGAGTTCCCGAGAATACACTTTGCCTCGTTTTGTTATCGGGCACCAACAG GCTCACCGGCTCTCTTAGCGGCCTCAGCCTTTTTGGAATCAAAGGCGAAAAGAGCATTTCCACGTCCTGCTAA
- the DCUN1D3 gene encoding DCN1-like protein 3, whose product MGQCVTKCKNPSSTLGSKNGDREAHGKAHGKRSTNHKEELNLVGRKPSGDILVNGTKKVEAAIESNQAPTSSGDARKEPVSGSEESFLHRTEELFRRYKDEREDAILEEGMERFCNDLCVDPTEFKVLVLAWKFQAATMCKFTRMEFFEGCKAINADTINGICTRFPSLLTEAKQEDKFKDLYRFTFQFGLDSDEGQRSLHREIAIALWKLVFTQNKPPILDQWLHFLTENPSGIKGISRDTWNMFLNFTQVIGPDLSNYSEDEAWPSLFDTFVEWEMERRRKGEEEEGPTRLEDLQTASPCTDPHAA is encoded by the exons ATGGGCCAGTGCGTCACCAAGTGCAAGAATCCTTCTTCCACTCTGGGTAGCAAAAATGGCGATCGGGAGGCCCACGGCAAAGCTCACGGGAAGCGGAGCACCAATCACAAGGAGGAGCTCAACCTGGTTGGCAGGAAACCCTCTGGAGATATCCTGGTCAATGGGACAAAGAAAGTGGAAGCTGCTATAGAATCCAACCAGGCTCCCACTTCCTCTGGAGATGCCCGGAAAGAGCCCGTCTCGGGCTCCGAGGAATCGTTCCTCCACAGAACTGAGGAATTGTTCAGGAGGTACAAGGACGAACGAGAAGACGCCATATTGGAGGAAGGCATGGAGCGTTTTTGCAACGACCTCTGTGTTGACCCCACGGAATTCAAAGTGCTTGTGCTGGCTTGGAAATTTCAAGCGGCTACTATGTGCAAATTCACAAG GATGGAGTTTTTTGAGGGTTGCAAAGCAATAAACGCGGACACCATCAACGGGATTTGCACCCGCTTCCCCAGCCTCTTGACCGAAGCGAAGCAAGAAGATAAATTCAAAGACCTCTACCGTTTCACTTTCCAATTCGGCTTGGATTCGGACGAAGGCCAGAGGTCGCTCCACCGGGAAATAGCCATCGCTCTCTGGAAGCTGGTTTTCACGCAGAACAAGCCTCCCATTTTGGACCAGTGGTTACACTTCTTGACCGAGAACCCTTCGGGTATCAAGGGGATCTCCCGCGACACCTGGAACATGTTCCTTAATTTTACTCAGGTCATCGGGCCGGACCTCAGCAATTACAGCGAGGACGAGGCCTGGCCCAGTCTCTTTGACACTTTCGTGGAATGGGAAATGGAGCGacggaggaagggggaggaagaggagggtccCACTCGCTTGGAGGATTTACAGACAGCGTCCCCATGTACAGACCCTCACGCAGCCTGA
- the REXO5 gene encoding RNA exonuclease 5 isoform X1, which yields MVAQTHGVVKKRHYEDEKTEGENRKAKRKRKVEKNDIHSNHQKIKLSSEVRDVICGNGALNPDIFSGNVNTPESILLLSKVKTPSLSPRMFGEGQISCEQLCEFLKYAAQGKHHNVTQPSWCRIYHQRRVAGVMVVILHHVDQLHFYRYYLQFKHLRKTFKHRFSLPAISGDFIKKLGGLGTSDGQQLSKEERSEVPVIQKHAEKGCRLSSYILSREEMRVYDYPVEGYGDRSHFVQTLCNGPVTDNSPLFGLDCEMCLTDKGSELTQIAVVDTAGQCVMNELVKPKRPIRNYLTCYSGITEKLLRPVQTTLAEIQTRLRNLLPPDAILVGHSLDADLRALEMIHPNVIDTSLLYARKGGKRFKLKFLAAAVLGKEIQNKAQLGHDPTEDAQCALELAQYFIRQGPRKIAELNLEARLSEQMKMGETETIVRAEQNDSSLSANFRGKTLLLGEQNKVQNQTASFNEQILQKALEEIPKSPVNVIQLVLDSKHITADLHAETTSKMRTKLSDLLTVYVGPLTKDVCLKTVNKAFRKCGHIQTIRVISETFKPHLCIQYEVLEGAQLALEDLNGAEIGGSAIKVQRPITEMTLDGEMLLQELERDPENQGILYLAGLRKCQGETELQERLGPLKGLRSIFWPRDLQTGRQRDYCFLKFQSPECVSKALQILQGSPFWSRRALTSPTFFQWACLVNEKGHGGAEVRENQQQQQPSDQELGLKKAIKKLDRKVKTLYERVPENTLCLVLLSGTNRLTGSLSGLSLFGIKGEKSISTSC from the exons atggttGCACAAACTCATGGAGTGGTGAAGAAAAGGCATTATGAAGATGAGAAAACTGAAGGAGAGAACCGGAAggctaaaagaaagagaaaagttgaGAAAAATGACATTCACTCAAATCACCAGAAAATTAAACTTTCCAGTGAAGTAAG GGATGTTATTTGTGGGAACGGTGCCTTGAATCCTGACATTTTCTCTGGGAATGTAAACACTCCTGAGTCAATTCTCTTGCTTTCCAAGGTGAAGACACCCTCTTTGTCTCCACGAATGTTTGGAGAAGGCCAAATCAGCTGTGAGCAATTGTGCGAATTCCTCAAGTATGCCGCACAGGGAAAACATCACAATGTTACTCAGCCCAG TTGGTGTCGTATCTACCACCAAAGGCGTGTGGCTGGTGTCATGGTGGTTATTTTACATCACGTGGATCAGCTCCATTTCTACCGGTACTACCTGCAGTTCAAACACCTCCGAAAGACCTTCAAACAC CGTTTCTCTCTgcctgccatttctggtgactttATCAAAAAACTTGGTGGATTGGGCACAAGCGACGGTCAACAGCTCAGCAAGGAAG AGAGGAGTGAAGTTCCCGTAATTCAGAAACACGCAGAAAAGGGCTGCCGTCTCTCCAGTTATATTTTAAGTCGCGAGGAGATGCGCGTCTATGATTACCCTGTAGAAG GTTATGGTGACCGCAGCCATTTTGTCCAGACTCTCTGCAACGGTCCAGTTACGGATAACAGCCCACTCTTTGGACTGGATTGCGAAATG TGTCTCACCGATAAAGGGTCAGAACTCACCCAAATTGCCGTGGTGGACACCGCCGGTCAGTGCGTTATGAACGAGCTTGTCAAGCCGAAACGGCCAATCAGGAATTACCTTACCTG TTACTCCGGCATTACGGAGAAGCTGCTACGCCCCGTGCAAACGACCCTCGCAGAAATCCAGACCCGATTAAGGAATCTTCTGCCCCCGGATGCCATTTTAGTGGGCCATTCCTTAGATGCTGATCTCCGAGCTCTAGAG ATGATTCACCCGAACGTTATAGACACTTCGCTTCTCTACGcccggaagggggggaaaaggttcAAGCTGaaatttttagcagctgctgtttTAGG GAAAGAAATTCAGAACAAGGCCCAACTGGGCCACGATCCCACCGAAGACGCCCAGTGCGCCCTTGAACTGGCCCAGTATTTCATTCGACAAGGACCGAGGAAA ATTGCAGAATTGAATCTGGAAGCCAGACTGTCCGAGCAAATGAAGATGGGAGAGACAGAGACCATTGTCAGGGCGGAACAAAACGACTCCAG CCTTTCAGCCAATTTCCGTGGAAAAACATTGCTTCTGGGAGAACAAAATAAGGTTCAGAATCAGACGGCTTCCTTCAATGAGCAA ATTCTCCAGAAAGCCCTGGAAGAGATTCCGAAATCTCCCGTTAACGTAATTCAATTGGTTTTGGATTCGAAGCACATCACGGCTGACCTCCATGCAGAAACCACTTCAAAG ATGAGAACCAAGCTTTCGGACCTGCTGACCGTCTACGTAGGCCCTTTGACCAAAGACGTTTGTCTGAAGACGGTGAACAAAGCCTTTAGGAAATGTGGCCACATTCAGACGATCCGGGTCATTTCAGAAACGTTTAAG CCCCATCTCTGTATCCAATATGAAGTGTTGGAAGGTGCACAACTGGCTTTGGAAGACCTGAACGGAGCAGAAATTGGAGGATCTGCCATCAAG GTTCAAAGGCCCATCACCGAGATGACCCTTGATGGTGAGATGCTATTGCAAGAGCTGGAAAGAGATCCCGAAAACCAAGGCATCCTTTACTTGGCTGGATTGAGGAAATGCCAAGGGGAGACGGAACTGCAAGAACGGCTGGGCCCTTTGAAAGGTTTACGCTCCATTTTTTGGCCAAGAGATCTCCAGACCGGAAGACAGAGGGATTACTGCTTTCTGA AATTCCAGAGCCCGGAGTGCGTCTCCAAGGCCCTCCAAATCCTTCAAGGGAGCCCCTTTTGGAGCCGGAGAGCCCTCACATCGCCCACGTTTTTCCAGTGGGCCTGTCTGGTGAACGAAAAGGGCCACGGAGGGGCAGAAGTGCGAGagaatcagcagcagcagcaaccctCGGATCAG GAACTTGGTTTAAAGAAAGCCATCAAGAAACTGGACCGGAAAGTCAAAACACTCTATGAACGAGTTCCCGAGAATACACTTTGCCTCGTTTTGTTATCGGGCACCAACAG GCTCACCGGCTCTCTTAGCGGCCTCAGCCTTTTTGGAATCAAAGGCGAAAAGAGCATTTCCACGTCCTGCTAA